One Phaseolus vulgaris cultivar G19833 chromosome 2, P. vulgaris v2.0, whole genome shotgun sequence DNA window includes the following coding sequences:
- the LOC137811444 gene encoding mitogen-activated protein kinase homolog MMK2-like isoform X1, translating into MSGKGKEEEGIKRVMIHGGRYVQYNVYGNLFELPSKYVPPIRPVGRGAYGVVCAAVNCDTHEEVAIKKIGNAFDNIIDAKRTLREIKLLRHMDHENIIAIRDIIRPPRKDAFNDVYIVYELMDTDLHHIIRSDQPLNDDHCQYFLYQLLRGLKYVHSANVLHRDLKPSNLLLNANCDLKIADFGLARVTSETDFMTEYVVTRWYRAPELLLTCSEYTSAIDVWSVGCIFGEVMTREPLFPGKDYVHQLMLITELLGSPDDANLEFLRNGNAKRYIRQLPPRRKQNFSARFPNMSPEALDLLEKMLIFDPNKRITVDEALCHPYLSSLHDINDEPVGPGQFNFDFEQPTCTEEHIKELIWKESVKYNPDPPSQ; encoded by the exons ATGAGTGGGAAAGGCAAAGAGGAAGAAGGGATTAAGAGGGTAATGATTCACGGAGGTCGATACGTGCAATACAACGTTTATGGAAACTTGTTCGAGCTACCCTCCAAGTATGTCCCTCCGATTCGCCCTGTCGGAAGGGGCGCATACGGCGTCGTTTG TGCTGCTGTTAATTGCGATACGCACGAGGAAGTTGCCATCAAAAAGATTGGGAACGCCTTTGACAACATCATTGACGCTAAACGGACTTTGAGGGAGATTAAGCTCCTTCGCCACATGGACcatgaaaat ATAATTGCTATTAGGGATATCATACGACCTCCCAGAAAGGATGCCTTTAATGATGTTTACATTGTTTATGAATTGATGGACACTGACCTTCACCACATTATTCGTTCTGACCAACCTCTTAACGATGACCACTGTCAG TATTTTTTATATCAGCTGTTACGGGGGCTGAAATATGTGCATTCTGCTAATGTCTTGCACCGAGATCTTAAGCCCAGTAATTTGCTTCTGAATGCGAACTGTGACCTTAAAATTGCTGACTTTGGTTTGGCAAGGGTAACATCTGAAACGGATTTCATGACGGAGTATGTGGTCACCCGGTGGTACCGTGCCCCGGAATTGCTCCTTACTTGTTCGGAGTACACCTCTGCTATTGACGTTTGGTCTGTTGGTTGCATATTTGGTGAAGTTATGACCAGGGAACCCTTGTTTCCTGGGAAAGATTATGTTCATCAACTAATGCTTATAACGGAG TTATTAGGTTCACCAGATGATGCCAATCTTGAATTTCTTCGAAATGGAAATGCTAAAAGATATATTCGACAGCTTCCCCCTCGTAGGAAGCAAAATTTCTCGGCTAGATTCCCAAATATGTCTCCTGAGGCATTGGATTTACTAGAGAAGATGCTTATCTTTGATCCCAACAAACGCATTACAG TTGATGAAGCACTATGtcacccatatctttcatcACTTCATGACATCAATGATGAACCAGTTGGTCCTGGGCAATTCAACTTTGATTTTGAGCAGCCAACATGCACTGAAGAGCACATCAAGGAGCTCATCTGGAAGGAATCAGTGAAATACAATCCCGATCCACCCAGTCAATAA
- the LOC137811444 gene encoding mitogen-activated protein kinase homolog MMK2-like isoform X2, whose product MSGKGKEEEGIKRVMIHGGRYVQYNVYGNLFELPSKYVPPIRPVGRGAYGVVCAAVNCDTHEEVAIKKIGNAFDNIIDAKRTLREIKLLRHMDHENYFLYQLLRGLKYVHSANVLHRDLKPSNLLLNANCDLKIADFGLARVTSETDFMTEYVVTRWYRAPELLLTCSEYTSAIDVWSVGCIFGEVMTREPLFPGKDYVHQLMLITELLGSPDDANLEFLRNGNAKRYIRQLPPRRKQNFSARFPNMSPEALDLLEKMLIFDPNKRITVDEALCHPYLSSLHDINDEPVGPGQFNFDFEQPTCTEEHIKELIWKESVKYNPDPPSQ is encoded by the exons ATGAGTGGGAAAGGCAAAGAGGAAGAAGGGATTAAGAGGGTAATGATTCACGGAGGTCGATACGTGCAATACAACGTTTATGGAAACTTGTTCGAGCTACCCTCCAAGTATGTCCCTCCGATTCGCCCTGTCGGAAGGGGCGCATACGGCGTCGTTTG TGCTGCTGTTAATTGCGATACGCACGAGGAAGTTGCCATCAAAAAGATTGGGAACGCCTTTGACAACATCATTGACGCTAAACGGACTTTGAGGGAGATTAAGCTCCTTCGCCACATGGACcatgaaaat TATTTTTTATATCAGCTGTTACGGGGGCTGAAATATGTGCATTCTGCTAATGTCTTGCACCGAGATCTTAAGCCCAGTAATTTGCTTCTGAATGCGAACTGTGACCTTAAAATTGCTGACTTTGGTTTGGCAAGGGTAACATCTGAAACGGATTTCATGACGGAGTATGTGGTCACCCGGTGGTACCGTGCCCCGGAATTGCTCCTTACTTGTTCGGAGTACACCTCTGCTATTGACGTTTGGTCTGTTGGTTGCATATTTGGTGAAGTTATGACCAGGGAACCCTTGTTTCCTGGGAAAGATTATGTTCATCAACTAATGCTTATAACGGAG TTATTAGGTTCACCAGATGATGCCAATCTTGAATTTCTTCGAAATGGAAATGCTAAAAGATATATTCGACAGCTTCCCCCTCGTAGGAAGCAAAATTTCTCGGCTAGATTCCCAAATATGTCTCCTGAGGCATTGGATTTACTAGAGAAGATGCTTATCTTTGATCCCAACAAACGCATTACAG TTGATGAAGCACTATGtcacccatatctttcatcACTTCATGACATCAATGATGAACCAGTTGGTCCTGGGCAATTCAACTTTGATTTTGAGCAGCCAACATGCACTGAAGAGCACATCAAGGAGCTCATCTGGAAGGAATCAGTGAAATACAATCCCGATCCACCCAGTCAATAA